Proteins encoded by one window of Lacipirellulaceae bacterium:
- the infC gene encoding translation initiation factor IF-3, with the protein MDRNQQRINESIRVSPLRVISDDGEQLGVITRDEALEKAREAGLDLVEVAPTEKPPVCRIMDFGKFKYQQKKRQNKGHVHQSKNKEIRLRPKIGQHDYETKRDRARKFLGARDKVICSVIFRGRENAHVEEGFKLVERLVEELEDVAKIEQPAKMAGRRIVMVLAPK; encoded by the coding sequence ATCGATCGTAATCAGCAACGGATCAACGAATCGATCCGTGTCTCGCCGCTGCGTGTGATCAGCGACGATGGCGAACAACTAGGCGTAATTACTCGGGACGAGGCGTTAGAAAAAGCACGTGAGGCGGGGCTTGATCTTGTTGAGGTCGCGCCAACCGAAAAGCCCCCCGTCTGCCGCATCATGGACTTTGGTAAGTTCAAGTACCAGCAGAAGAAGCGGCAAAACAAAGGCCACGTCCATCAAAGCAAGAACAAAGAAATCCGCCTGCGCCCCAAGATCGGCCAACACGATTACGAGACGAAACGCGACCGCGCTCGCAAGTTCCTCGGGGCACGCGATAAAGTGATCTGCTCGGTCATTTTCCGTGGCCGCGAAAACGCCCACGTTGAAGAAGGCTTCAAGCTCGTTGAGCGACTCGTCGAGGAACTCGAAGACGTCGCTAAGATCGAGCAGCCCGCAAAGATGGCCGGACGGCGAATCGTGATGGTGCTAGCGCCGAAGTAG
- a CDS encoding protein kinase encodes MSDASGEDFETRAFNVRCPNCRLPIELLPNAELSSIDCPSCGSNFSLVNDDNTTRDALSVKELGQFKLVERLGAGAFGTVWKAYDTELDRTVAVKIPRRGQLEPAQEEQFFREARSAAQLSHSHIVSVYEVGRQAETIYIVSDFIRGVSLAELIVDRQLTQREVVEMGVKLADALHHAHERGVIHRDIKPQNVMIDDAGEPHLMDFGLAKRDAGEVTMTLDGAVLGTPAYMSPEQARGESHRVDRTTDVYSLGVLLFQMLTGELPFRGTTRMLLHKVINNDAPGLRQFNSSIPRDLETIALKCLEKEPDRRYPSTEAVGCELERFLAGKPILARPISRAGKTWRWAKRNHEVAILYSALVLGSIAVAIVATYRSGLLRKANEQINAEISRAEAQEFLAMQRVKEASKALFNFGVSEYANHRLHNGVEQLLRAWNLRAEDDPLKPAYGRVLADRLTRGGRLIAILTDTNGDSSVAFSPNGEHLAIATGDTVHLFQSDTGQRRGELPHGNSIIQTVRFTSDGSRILTLAEDNTIRLWDSETHQLVGKPMMHPRRVLSFASSSDGNLIAASTTAKLSYVWNSDTGFQSAQLIKHKGKAIDVDLLVPSLAVDASATKVATASFNGIRLWDAKTCKPLGSLMQLESVSYLIALRGTDLSNLRAGELPVLFSPDGSKLAAATPVDSVWLWDTKSGDPIGGPLPHEGQVSRLAFNRDSTRLTSASEKTAKVWSTETGEQVHIHPLRHPEPIELLTFCPDGEVVVTASGGVFHHWNAKAKRLIRLPQSYDKLSESVTLCPTGKKFIAASSRARLLDMGVNAHQKVTTEYDANLTSMTFDEQRDRDLDTDNRSGEASRSGPEKSKKVFSQCGCIEAVIDDKQVIRFRDINSGQPVGTEIRFRGNVSAIALNASATQLAIGAEKAVRVWDASTGVPVGEEMLHEAKITQLAFSSDGKTLKTTTEKTDRIWKLPTPGSKDIPRLVKQLAPRRDP; translated from the coding sequence TTGTCCGATGCCTCTGGGGAAGACTTCGAAACACGGGCGTTTAACGTCCGCTGCCCCAACTGCCGTCTGCCCATTGAGTTGCTTCCCAATGCCGAACTGAGCAGCATCGACTGCCCCTCATGCGGCAGTAATTTCAGTCTCGTCAACGATGACAATACCACGCGAGACGCGCTGAGTGTCAAGGAACTAGGCCAATTTAAACTCGTTGAGCGTCTCGGAGCGGGTGCCTTCGGGACTGTCTGGAAAGCCTACGATACGGAACTCGATCGCACCGTCGCCGTCAAGATCCCGCGGCGGGGCCAACTCGAGCCCGCGCAGGAGGAGCAGTTTTTTCGAGAAGCTCGCTCAGCAGCCCAACTGAGTCACTCGCACATCGTCTCCGTTTACGAAGTCGGTCGTCAGGCGGAGACGATTTACATTGTCAGCGACTTCATCCGTGGTGTGTCGCTCGCGGAATTGATCGTCGACAGGCAACTTACGCAGCGTGAAGTGGTCGAGATGGGGGTTAAGCTGGCTGACGCCTTGCACCATGCGCACGAACGAGGGGTGATCCATCGTGACATCAAACCCCAGAACGTGATGATCGACGACGCGGGCGAACCCCATCTCATGGACTTCGGCCTCGCCAAACGCGATGCGGGCGAAGTGACGATGACGCTCGACGGGGCCGTCCTTGGCACACCTGCGTACATGTCCCCGGAACAAGCCCGTGGCGAATCGCATCGTGTTGATCGCACCACGGATGTTTACTCCTTGGGCGTGCTGCTGTTCCAAATGCTCACCGGCGAGCTGCCCTTCCGGGGCACCACGCGGATGCTACTGCACAAGGTGATCAACAACGACGCCCCCGGACTGCGGCAGTTCAACTCCTCCATTCCCCGCGACCTGGAAACGATCGCCCTCAAGTGCCTCGAGAAAGAACCAGACCGCAGGTACCCCTCAACCGAAGCGGTCGGATGCGAACTCGAACGCTTCCTCGCTGGGAAACCAATACTGGCCCGACCAATCAGTCGCGCGGGTAAGACGTGGCGATGGGCGAAAAGAAATCACGAAGTGGCGATTCTTTATAGCGCGTTGGTGCTGGGGTCAATTGCCGTTGCTATTGTGGCAACTTATCGGTCAGGCCTCCTGAGAAAAGCAAACGAGCAAATCAACGCCGAGATCTCTAGGGCGGAAGCGCAGGAATTTCTGGCAATGCAGCGTGTCAAAGAAGCGTCGAAGGCCCTGTTCAACTTTGGCGTTAGCGAATACGCCAATCATCGACTCCATAATGGAGTGGAACAGCTCTTGAGAGCATGGAATCTACGCGCTGAAGACGATCCACTTAAACCGGCTTACGGTCGCGTTTTAGCTGACAGGCTAACCAGGGGCGGGCGGCTAATAGCGATTCTCACCGACACGAACGGTGACTCATCGGTTGCCTTTAGCCCTAATGGAGAGCATCTGGCAATCGCAACGGGCGATACCGTCCACTTGTTTCAATCCGACACTGGCCAGAGGCGGGGAGAACTACCACATGGTAACTCCATAATCCAAACCGTTCGATTCACTTCTGATGGTTCTCGAATCCTGACTCTCGCAGAGGATAATACGATACGCCTCTGGGATTCTGAAACACACCAGCTAGTCGGCAAACCGATGATGCACCCCAGACGGGTTTTGTCGTTTGCAAGCAGTAGCGACGGCAATCTCATTGCTGCCTCGACCACAGCCAAGTTAAGTTACGTCTGGAACTCCGACACAGGCTTCCAGTCAGCTCAGCTGATCAAACATAAGGGAAAAGCCATCGACGTTGATCTGCTAGTCCCTTCACTGGCAGTTGACGCATCTGCAACCAAGGTGGCTACCGCATCATTCAACGGAATCAGGTTATGGGACGCCAAAACGTGCAAGCCGTTGGGCAGCCTGATGCAGCTTGAGTCAGTTTCTTACTTGATCGCTCTCCGAGGGACGGACCTTAGCAATCTCAGAGCGGGTGAGCTTCCCGTGCTGTTTAGCCCCGATGGCTCGAAATTGGCTGCCGCCACTCCCGTCGATTCCGTCTGGTTGTGGGACACGAAAAGTGGCGATCCTATTGGCGGACCGCTGCCACATGAGGGGCAGGTGAGCCGGCTCGCCTTTAACCGCGATAGTACGCGACTGACTTCTGCTTCCGAGAAGACAGCAAAAGTGTGGAGCACCGAGACGGGGGAACAGGTTCACATCCATCCTCTGAGGCATCCTGAGCCGATCGAACTGCTCACTTTCTGCCCTGATGGAGAGGTGGTAGTGACGGCCTCTGGTGGAGTTTTCCATCATTGGAATGCCAAGGCCAAACGGCTCATCCGTTTACCGCAAAGCTACGATAAATTGTCAGAGTCCGTCACGTTGTGTCCTACCGGAAAGAAATTCATCGCTGCCTCCAGTAGGGCCCGACTCCTCGACATGGGAGTCAATGCCCACCAGAAGGTGACAACGGAATACGATGCGAACTTGACCTCCATGACATTTGACGAGCAAAGAGATCGAGATCTCGATACCGACAACCGATCAGGAGAAGCCTCGCGTAGCGGACCAGAGAAATCGAAGAAGGTATTTAGTCAATGCGGATGTATCGAGGCAGTCATTGATGACAAACAAGTAATCCGTTTCAGAGACATCAACTCCGGGCAGCCTGTCGGAACGGAGATCCGGTTTCGTGGCAATGTCTCAGCCATCGCGTTGAACGCTAGCGCGACTCAACTAGCAATTGGCGCAGAGAAAGCCGTACGAGTCTGGGATGCCTCGACAGGCGTCCCCGTGGGTGAAGAGATGCTTCACGAGGCAAAAATAACCCAACTAGCATTTAGCTCTGATGGAAAGACTCTAAAAACTACCACAGAGAAAACTGATCGCATCTGGAAACTCCCCACTCCAGGCTCCAAGGACATCCCACGACTCGTCAAGCAACTAGCACCGCGACGTGATCCATAA
- a CDS encoding MoaD/ThiS family protein has translation MARVVFTSNLQRHVECPETAAEGETVREALDAVFAENQQLKGYVLDDQTRLRRHMNVFIDGSPVKDREGLSDPVTDKSEIYVMQALSGG, from the coding sequence ATGGCCCGCGTCGTTTTCACCTCGAACCTCCAACGTCACGTCGAGTGCCCGGAAACCGCTGCCGAGGGCGAAACCGTTCGAGAGGCCCTTGATGCGGTTTTCGCCGAGAACCAGCAACTCAAGGGCTACGTCCTCGACGATCAGACGCGCCTCCGTAGGCACATGAACGTATTTATTGATGGCAGCCCGGTGAAGGATCGCGAGGGGCTCAGCGACCCGGTGACCGACAAGAGTGAAATCTATGTGATGCAAGCCCTCTCGGGCGGATGA
- the rpmI gene encoding 50S ribosomal protein L35 yields the protein MPKQKTHKGTKKRFRLSAKGKAKHRHSGTSHLASRMSHKRKRNLRGTTVTTDTNSKMIAEALAGNSY from the coding sequence ATGCCAAAGCAAAAGACTCACAAAGGAACCAAGAAGCGGTTCCGCCTGTCCGCCAAGGGCAAGGCGAAGCACCGTCACTCGGGGACCAGCCACTTGGCGTCGCGCATGAGCCACAAGCGGAAGCGCAACCTCCGCGGCACGACCGTGACGACCGACACCAACTCGAAGATGATCGCCGAAGCATTGGCTGGCAACAGCTACTAG
- the rplT gene encoding 50S ribosomal protein L20, translated as MRTTKGSARNRAKNRLFKKTKGYRGGRGKLLRTAKETLVKAEAYAFRDRRVKKREFRKLWIIRINAAARERGMRYGELIHGLKKAQVELDRKTLSEMAINDPAAFDAVVEQARTALSA; from the coding sequence ATGCGTACCACCAAAGGTAGCGCCCGGAATCGGGCGAAGAATCGTCTCTTCAAAAAGACCAAGGGTTATCGCGGCGGTCGCGGCAAGTTGCTCCGCACAGCTAAGGAAACCCTCGTCAAAGCGGAAGCCTATGCGTTCCGTGACCGTCGCGTTAAGAAACGCGAGTTCCGCAAGCTCTGGATCATCCGCATCAACGCGGCTGCTCGCGAACGCGGCATGCGTTACGGCGAACTGATCCACGGCCTCAAGAAGGCCCAGGTCGAGCTCGACCGGAAGACTCTTTCGGAAATGGCGATCAACGACCCGGCAGCGTTTGACGCCGTCGTTGAGCAGGCCCGTACGGCACTGTCAGCTTAA
- the pheS gene encoding phenylalanine--tRNA ligase subunit alpha, protein MALSDFVAELDALVEGAKAAFASATDADALEAARVEFVGAKAGKLKAAQKGMGSVDKADKPAAGKKFNEVKGAVEAAFAEAKDRLAGAVSQGDQEAFDRTVPGEPLRLGRLHPITQTIAEMRDIMGRLGFTAVEGPEIEDDWHNFVALNIPETHPARDPLDNFYLATGNVAAGEGDNALLMRSQTSTVQIRVMEKTPPPVRIISLGRVYRPDTADATHYPMFHQIEGLLVDKGVTMADLKSVLRLFCQSFYQTESGFNEGEGGEDIHVRFRPSFFPFTEPSVEVDINWQGGWMEIGGAGMVDPNVLRAVGYDPDEVTGFAFGLGVERIAMRRHNITDIRALYENDVRFLEQF, encoded by the coding sequence ATGGCACTTTCTGATTTCGTCGCTGAACTCGATGCACTGGTTGAAGGTGCGAAGGCCGCTTTTGCTTCGGCCACGGATGCCGATGCGCTTGAAGCAGCGCGAGTCGAGTTCGTTGGTGCCAAGGCCGGGAAGCTCAAAGCTGCTCAAAAGGGCATGGGCTCCGTCGACAAGGCGGACAAGCCCGCAGCCGGCAAGAAGTTCAACGAGGTGAAAGGGGCCGTCGAAGCAGCGTTTGCCGAAGCAAAGGATCGGCTAGCGGGGGCGGTTTCTCAAGGCGACCAGGAAGCTTTTGACCGTACTGTCCCCGGAGAGCCACTACGACTTGGACGGTTGCATCCGATTACTCAAACGATCGCCGAGATGCGCGACATCATGGGGCGACTCGGTTTCACGGCCGTTGAAGGCCCTGAGATCGAAGACGACTGGCACAACTTCGTTGCGCTGAACATCCCCGAAACGCACCCGGCCCGCGACCCGCTCGACAATTTTTATCTGGCGACTGGCAATGTCGCTGCAGGGGAGGGCGACAACGCGCTGCTCATGCGGAGCCAAACCTCCACGGTGCAGATCCGGGTGATGGAGAAGACTCCTCCCCCGGTGCGAATCATTTCACTGGGACGTGTTTATCGCCCAGATACCGCAGACGCAACGCACTATCCGATGTTCCACCAGATCGAAGGTCTGCTGGTGGACAAAGGCGTCACGATGGCGGACCTGAAGAGCGTGCTGCGGTTGTTCTGCCAGAGCTTTTATCAAACGGAATCGGGCTTCAACGAAGGCGAAGGAGGCGAAGACATTCACGTGCGTTTCCGTCCTTCCTTCTTCCCATTCACCGAGCCAAGCGTCGAAGTCGACATCAACTGGCAAGGCGGCTGGATGGAAATCGGCGGTGCGGGGATGGTCGATCCCAACGTGCTGCGAGCCGTGGGGTACGACCCCGATGAGGTCACCGGCTTCGCCTTCGGCCTGGGCGTCGAACGCATCGCGATGCGACGCCACAACATCACGGACATTCGCGCGTTGTATGAAAATGACGTGCGTTTCTTGGAACAGTTCTGA
- the pheT gene encoding phenylalanine--tRNA ligase subunit beta, protein MIVSLDWLKEYVELPGDLDELTERLTLTGLNLEGVEQVGDDTGVDLEVTSNRPDCLGHIGVAREVAVIWDRELKVSGPEPKASGAKGLGSLEVQAPELCPRYTARLIRGVKIGPSPEWLANRLRTLGIAVINNVVDITNYVLFECGQPLHAFDYGKLTGDTIVVREANNGEKFTAIDHKEYELAPGTCVIADAEKAVALAGVMGGADTEVSDETVDVLIEAADFAPLSVRNTARRHHLHSPSSYRFERGVDPLGIDWASRRACELILELAGGELAGEVADSGETYTKPDPIKLRFEQIERVLGIGVPQEQVQKILTDLGCEETHICDHCIKVIAPSWRADLTREIDLIEEVARIFGYDRIPEDAGVRMVASQRTQQDRVQDRVRSTLVAAGFYEAMTLSAVDESTVDWIRPWSQAEPLRVSTPVLRRADCLRQTLVPSLLAARLHNEKASNPTIELFEIASVYLPQAEGLPEQKRVLTITSGGSYLELKGVLEAAVFSVTRASAIRNAELEVSPAEFELLDPGRSGLLTLNGKPLGYLGELSEAGLKKAELRNGCSVAEIDLDLLIETAELVVTAVPLSTYPAVSRDLNIVVDECVTWAEVESITASAGSELLESISYQETYRDAKKLPEGKKSLLYGVQLRSSEGTLTSERADGVRDAIVEALGKQVGGELRA, encoded by the coding sequence ATGATTGTCTCACTCGATTGGCTGAAAGAATACGTTGAGCTTCCCGGCGATCTCGACGAACTGACTGAGCGACTGACGCTCACGGGTTTGAACCTTGAGGGCGTTGAGCAAGTTGGCGACGACACGGGCGTTGATTTGGAAGTCACCAGCAACCGTCCTGATTGCTTGGGGCACATTGGCGTCGCGCGTGAAGTCGCGGTGATTTGGGATCGCGAGCTAAAGGTTTCCGGGCCTGAGCCGAAAGCCAGTGGTGCGAAAGGACTCGGTTCTCTCGAAGTGCAAGCCCCTGAGCTTTGCCCTCGCTACACGGCTCGCTTGATCCGCGGCGTGAAAATCGGACCCAGTCCCGAATGGCTCGCCAATCGCTTGCGGACGCTGGGCATTGCCGTGATCAACAACGTGGTGGACATCACTAACTACGTGTTGTTCGAGTGCGGTCAGCCATTGCATGCCTTTGATTACGGAAAACTAACGGGCGACACGATTGTTGTTCGTGAAGCGAATAACGGCGAGAAGTTCACGGCGATTGATCACAAGGAGTACGAACTGGCTCCAGGAACTTGCGTGATTGCCGATGCGGAAAAGGCTGTGGCGCTGGCCGGTGTGATGGGCGGGGCGGATACGGAAGTCTCCGATGAAACGGTCGACGTGCTGATTGAAGCGGCCGACTTCGCTCCGCTTTCGGTACGCAACACCGCTCGCCGACATCACTTGCATAGCCCTTCGTCGTACCGATTCGAGCGGGGCGTCGACCCGTTGGGGATCGACTGGGCGAGCCGTCGTGCTTGCGAGTTGATTTTGGAACTCGCGGGTGGCGAGCTGGCGGGAGAAGTTGCCGACAGCGGTGAAACCTACACAAAGCCTGATCCGATTAAGCTACGTTTCGAGCAGATTGAGCGTGTTCTAGGCATCGGTGTGCCGCAGGAACAGGTGCAGAAGATTCTTACCGACCTCGGTTGCGAAGAGACGCACATCTGTGACCACTGCATCAAGGTGATCGCTCCCAGTTGGCGGGCCGACCTGACGCGGGAGATTGACCTGATCGAAGAGGTCGCTCGCATCTTTGGCTACGACAGAATTCCCGAAGATGCCGGCGTGCGGATGGTTGCTTCGCAACGCACGCAACAAGACCGTGTGCAGGATCGTGTTCGCTCGACGCTGGTTGCCGCCGGTTTTTACGAAGCGATGACCCTCAGTGCCGTCGACGAATCAACCGTCGATTGGATTCGGCCTTGGTCACAGGCAGAGCCGCTGCGAGTTAGCACGCCGGTCTTGCGACGGGCCGATTGTCTCCGGCAAACCTTGGTGCCAAGCCTGCTTGCCGCGCGGCTGCACAACGAAAAGGCTTCGAACCCGACGATCGAGCTGTTCGAAATCGCCAGCGTGTACTTGCCACAAGCTGAGGGTCTGCCTGAGCAGAAGCGAGTTCTCACGATCACCAGTGGCGGAAGCTACCTAGAACTCAAGGGCGTTCTTGAGGCCGCCGTTTTTTCAGTAACGCGGGCTTCAGCAATACGTAACGCCGAGCTTGAAGTCTCCCCCGCCGAGTTCGAGTTGCTCGATCCCGGGCGGAGTGGGCTCCTAACCCTTAATGGCAAACCGCTGGGCTACCTCGGTGAGCTCAGCGAAGCCGGTTTGAAGAAGGCCGAACTGCGAAACGGTTGCTCGGTGGCAGAGATCGATCTCGATCTTTTGATCGAAACCGCGGAACTGGTTGTCACCGCCGTGCCGCTTTCCACCTATCCCGCGGTTTCCCGCGATTTGAACATTGTGGTGGACGAGTGCGTAACGTGGGCTGAAGTCGAGAGCATCACGGCATCCGCCGGGAGCGAGCTTCTCGAATCGATCAGCTACCAAGAGACGTACCGCGATGCGAAGAAGCTTCCCGAAGGCAAGAAAAGCCTGCTCTACGGCGTTCAGCTTCGTTCCAGCGAAGGCACGCTCACCAGCGAGCGAGCCGACGGCGTGCGAGATGCCATCGTCGAGGCCCTTGGAAAACAAGTGGGTGGCGAACTACGGGCGTAG